Proteins found in one Arachis stenosperma cultivar V10309 chromosome 8, arast.V10309.gnm1.PFL2, whole genome shotgun sequence genomic segment:
- the LOC130946540 gene encoding uncharacterized protein LOC130946540 isoform X2: MGKKKLLESRCSPCYINDMMRHLEKTHSDAKLAEIEAIGFGFLRHIPKWPVKQDIMVALARSYNLDRNTLQLDAANISINADLIGRVFGLPSGGDDFPSFNDKNAAHVAVKNQFHRRTQTELRKFIYECSMESEADRMEFRRHFILVVLKMFLCPTTQPAISAWHIPPILDVSNPRRFIWPMKIFNWLKQAIKKYQLKKNKTCEGCMFALLVLYFQRLKHGQLEHCQEPEPWISAWTAEELEKKAINVLDEFQTRPKRERLSFFQIRKRSLGDSDDDYPVSSGMEESDSNDNIPLSSRIALNSSFATSIGKNDSSVQKVLPEPQKRNMLDCDHDDDIPVSTKMRSSQNYVQQAKKLKTSENASKHNLLPSLKEEETSITHLKGKEILSGQYSEECQKKREAVNQKFHLLEKDIEELSKKLECKKKQFDSIHGQLSSYSSNVEVKKKEYERLQRGIEGRIKELESKEKRFSARMEDIELKERQIDERMMKLYSKEKQFEGQLEEVESIRKKYESKLKKILFKQKQVEAQSKELEAKMMQHEASVKSFKEQKQEDNQSSTDKGSFRLFSSEPNDRDILDVLRSFSDPAKVTLDIIKDPIDSHCKKGDQAMAIDDSHIFLLEQLMKISPDIASHVREEAMELALHMKANMRLSTDNSLVVLSFLMILSIYKLVSSFDEDEVLKLFEIVAHHKPAIEVFQMIGFADKISDFVENLIKNEQYIEAVRFICAYDLAEKNLAADLFREHVNKAKLTCESSCKETKSIEIRAAKQEIASLKTVLQCISENNQECEDLVKEIQDRILEVEKLKRMIVMTSIKNNLQYLL; the protein is encoded by the exons ATGGGCAAAAAG AAATTGTTAGAGTCAAGGTGCTCACCCTGTTATATTAATGATATGATGCGCCATCTAGAAAAGACCCATTCCGATGCGAAGTTAGCGGAAATAGAAGCTATAGGCTTCGGATTCTTGAGGCACATCCCAAAGTGGCCTGTGAAGCAGGACATCATGGTGGCGTTGGCAAGGTCCTACAACCTTGATAGAAATACATTGCAGCTGGATGCTGCCAACATTTCAATTAACGCCGATTTAATTGGGCGTGTTTTCGGACTCCCTTCTGGTG GCGACGACTTCCCCTCTTTTAACGACAAGAATGCAGCTCATGTGGCAGTGAAAAATCAGTTCCATAGAAGAACACAGACCGAACTTCGCAAGTTCATATACGAATGCTCAATGGAAAGTGAAGCGGACAGGATGGAGTTTAGAAGACATTTCATATTAGTTGTCCTGAAAATGTTCTTGTGCCCCACAACCCAACCAGCAATCTCGGCATGGCACATTCCCCCAATTCTGGATGTTTCCAATCCAAGAAGATTCATTTGGccaatgaaaattttcaactgGTTGAAACAAGCAATAAAAAAGTACCAACTTAAAAAGAACAAGACATGCGAAGGTTGCATGTTCGCCTTGTTG GTATTGTACTTCCAACGGCTGAAACATGGCCAGTTAGAGCATTGTCAAGAACCGGAGCCATGGATTTCTGCATGGACTGCTGAGGAGCTCGAGAAGAAGGCAATAAATGTTCTTGACGAG TTTCAAACACGGCCTAAGAGAGAGAGACTAAGCTTCTTTCAGATAAGGAAAAGGTCTCTAGGTGATTCAGATGATGATTATCCAGTGAGTTCTGGAATGGAAGAGTCTGATAGTAATGACAATATTCCTTTGTCATCAcgcatagctctgaattcaagtTTTGCAACATCCATCGGTAAAAATGATAGCTCTGTTCAAAAGGTTCTTCCTGAACCTCAGAAACGAAATATGCTCGATTGTGACCATGACGATGATATTCCCGTGAGTACTAAGATGCGTAGTTCCCAAAACTATGTGCAGCAGGCCAAGAAATTAAAGACGTCGGAAAATGCTTCAAAACATAACTTACTCCCTTCTTTGAAAGAGGAAGAGACTTCTATAACACATTTGAAAGGAAAAGAGATATTGTCGGGTCAGTATTCAGAGGAATGCcaaaagaagagagaagctGTAAATCAGAAATTTCACTTGCTAGAGaaagatattgaggagctctcGAAAAAGCTTGAATGCAAGAAGAAACAATTTGATTCTATTCACGGACAATTGAGTTCATATTCTTCAAATGTTGaagtaaaaaagaaagaatatgaAAGGTTGCAAAGAGGCATCGAGGGACGGATAAAGGAGCTTGAGTCGAAAGAAAAGCGATTTTCTGCACGAATGGAAGACATCGAGTTGAAGGAGAGGCAAATTGACGAACGAATGATGAAACTCTATTCAAAAGAGAAGCAATTTGAAGGCCAATTGGAGGAAGTTGAATCAATCAGGAAGAAATATGAAAGCAAATTGAAGAAAATCCTATTCAAACAGAAGCAAGTTGAAGCTCAATCAAAGGAGCTTGAGGCTAAAATGATGCAGCATGAAGCATCTGTAAAATCATTCAAAGAGCAAAAACAAGAAG ATAATCAATCTTCTACCGATAAAGGGAGTTTTCGACTTTTCTCAAGTGAACCAAATGATAGAGACATTTTAGATGTTCTCCGATCGTTCTCGGATCCAGCAAAAGTCACTTTGGATATAATAAAGGATCCTATTGATTCACATTGTAAGAAGGGAGATCAAGCTATGGCTATAGATGATAGCCACATCTTCCTTCTTGAGCAGCTGATGAAAATCTCACCAGATATTGCATCTCATGTTAGAGAGGAGGCAATGGAGCTTGCTCTTCATATGAAAGCTAATATGAGATTAAGTACTGACAATTCATTGGTGGTTCTAAGTTTCCTAATGATCTTGTCAATTTATAAACTAGTTTCCTCCTTTGATGAAGATGAAGTTTTAAAGCTTTTTGAAATTGTTGCTCACCACAAGCCAGCTATTGAGGTCTTCCAGATGATTGGTTTTGCAGATAAAATCTCTG ATTTTGTTGAGAATCTTATCAAGAATGAGCAGTATATCGAAGCTGTCAGATTCATTTGTGCATATGACTTGGCAGAGAAGAATCTAGCGGCTGATCTCTTTCGAGAACATGTGAACAAGGCAAAATTGACATGTGAGAGCAGTTGCAAGGAAACTAAGTCTATTGAG ATCAGAGCTGCAAAACAAGAAATCGCAAGCCTCAAAACTGTTCTGCAGTGCATTTCGGAGAACAACCAAGAATGTGAAGATCTGGTTAAGGAGATTCAAGATCGCATTCTAGAGGTAGAAAAGCTTAAGAGAATGATTGTAATGAcatctataaaaaataatttacaatACCTTTTGTAA
- the LOC130946540 gene encoding uncharacterized protein LOC130946540 isoform X1, producing MGKKKLLESRCSPCYINDMMRHLEKTHSDAKLAEIEAIGFGFLRHIPKWPVKQDIMVALARSYNLDRNTLQLDAANISINADLIGRVFGLPSGGDDFPSFNDKNAAHVAVKNQFHRRTQTELRKFIYECSMESEADRMEFRRHFILVVLKMFLCPTTQPAISAWHIPPILDVSNPRRFIWPMKIFNWLKQAIKKYQLKKNKTCEGCMFALLVLYFQRLKHGQLEHCQEPEPWISAWTAEELEKKAINVLDEFQTRPKRERLSFFQIRKRSLGDSDDDYPVSSGMEESDSNDNIPLSSRIALNSSFATSIGKNDSSVQKVLPEPQKRNMLDCDHDDDIPVSTKMRSSQNYVQQAKKLKTSENASKHNLLPSLKEEETSITHLKGKEILSGQYSEECQKKREAVNQKFHLLEKDIEELSKKLECKKKQFDSIHGQLSSYSSNVEVKKKEYERLQRGIEGRIKELESKEKRFSARMEDIELKERQIDERMMKLYSKEKQFEGQLEEVESIRKKYESKLKKILFKQKQVEAQSKELEAKMMQHEASVKSFKEQKQEVANYTDNQSSTDKGSFRLFSSEPNDRDILDVLRSFSDPAKVTLDIIKDPIDSHCKKGDQAMAIDDSHIFLLEQLMKISPDIASHVREEAMELALHMKANMRLSTDNSLVVLSFLMILSIYKLVSSFDEDEVLKLFEIVAHHKPAIEVFQMIGFADKISDFVENLIKNEQYIEAVRFICAYDLAEKNLAADLFREHVNKAKLTCESSCKETKSIEIRAAKQEIASLKTVLQCISENNQECEDLVKEIQDRILEVEKLKRMIVMTSIKNNLQYLL from the exons ATGGGCAAAAAG AAATTGTTAGAGTCAAGGTGCTCACCCTGTTATATTAATGATATGATGCGCCATCTAGAAAAGACCCATTCCGATGCGAAGTTAGCGGAAATAGAAGCTATAGGCTTCGGATTCTTGAGGCACATCCCAAAGTGGCCTGTGAAGCAGGACATCATGGTGGCGTTGGCAAGGTCCTACAACCTTGATAGAAATACATTGCAGCTGGATGCTGCCAACATTTCAATTAACGCCGATTTAATTGGGCGTGTTTTCGGACTCCCTTCTGGTG GCGACGACTTCCCCTCTTTTAACGACAAGAATGCAGCTCATGTGGCAGTGAAAAATCAGTTCCATAGAAGAACACAGACCGAACTTCGCAAGTTCATATACGAATGCTCAATGGAAAGTGAAGCGGACAGGATGGAGTTTAGAAGACATTTCATATTAGTTGTCCTGAAAATGTTCTTGTGCCCCACAACCCAACCAGCAATCTCGGCATGGCACATTCCCCCAATTCTGGATGTTTCCAATCCAAGAAGATTCATTTGGccaatgaaaattttcaactgGTTGAAACAAGCAATAAAAAAGTACCAACTTAAAAAGAACAAGACATGCGAAGGTTGCATGTTCGCCTTGTTG GTATTGTACTTCCAACGGCTGAAACATGGCCAGTTAGAGCATTGTCAAGAACCGGAGCCATGGATTTCTGCATGGACTGCTGAGGAGCTCGAGAAGAAGGCAATAAATGTTCTTGACGAG TTTCAAACACGGCCTAAGAGAGAGAGACTAAGCTTCTTTCAGATAAGGAAAAGGTCTCTAGGTGATTCAGATGATGATTATCCAGTGAGTTCTGGAATGGAAGAGTCTGATAGTAATGACAATATTCCTTTGTCATCAcgcatagctctgaattcaagtTTTGCAACATCCATCGGTAAAAATGATAGCTCTGTTCAAAAGGTTCTTCCTGAACCTCAGAAACGAAATATGCTCGATTGTGACCATGACGATGATATTCCCGTGAGTACTAAGATGCGTAGTTCCCAAAACTATGTGCAGCAGGCCAAGAAATTAAAGACGTCGGAAAATGCTTCAAAACATAACTTACTCCCTTCTTTGAAAGAGGAAGAGACTTCTATAACACATTTGAAAGGAAAAGAGATATTGTCGGGTCAGTATTCAGAGGAATGCcaaaagaagagagaagctGTAAATCAGAAATTTCACTTGCTAGAGaaagatattgaggagctctcGAAAAAGCTTGAATGCAAGAAGAAACAATTTGATTCTATTCACGGACAATTGAGTTCATATTCTTCAAATGTTGaagtaaaaaagaaagaatatgaAAGGTTGCAAAGAGGCATCGAGGGACGGATAAAGGAGCTTGAGTCGAAAGAAAAGCGATTTTCTGCACGAATGGAAGACATCGAGTTGAAGGAGAGGCAAATTGACGAACGAATGATGAAACTCTATTCAAAAGAGAAGCAATTTGAAGGCCAATTGGAGGAAGTTGAATCAATCAGGAAGAAATATGAAAGCAAATTGAAGAAAATCCTATTCAAACAGAAGCAAGTTGAAGCTCAATCAAAGGAGCTTGAGGCTAAAATGATGCAGCATGAAGCATCTGTAAAATCATTCAAAGAGCAAAAACAAGAAG TTGCAAATTACACAGATAATCAATCTTCTACCGATAAAGGGAGTTTTCGACTTTTCTCAAGTGAACCAAATGATAGAGACATTTTAGATGTTCTCCGATCGTTCTCGGATCCAGCAAAAGTCACTTTGGATATAATAAAGGATCCTATTGATTCACATTGTAAGAAGGGAGATCAAGCTATGGCTATAGATGATAGCCACATCTTCCTTCTTGAGCAGCTGATGAAAATCTCACCAGATATTGCATCTCATGTTAGAGAGGAGGCAATGGAGCTTGCTCTTCATATGAAAGCTAATATGAGATTAAGTACTGACAATTCATTGGTGGTTCTAAGTTTCCTAATGATCTTGTCAATTTATAAACTAGTTTCCTCCTTTGATGAAGATGAAGTTTTAAAGCTTTTTGAAATTGTTGCTCACCACAAGCCAGCTATTGAGGTCTTCCAGATGATTGGTTTTGCAGATAAAATCTCTG ATTTTGTTGAGAATCTTATCAAGAATGAGCAGTATATCGAAGCTGTCAGATTCATTTGTGCATATGACTTGGCAGAGAAGAATCTAGCGGCTGATCTCTTTCGAGAACATGTGAACAAGGCAAAATTGACATGTGAGAGCAGTTGCAAGGAAACTAAGTCTATTGAG ATCAGAGCTGCAAAACAAGAAATCGCAAGCCTCAAAACTGTTCTGCAGTGCATTTCGGAGAACAACCAAGAATGTGAAGATCTGGTTAAGGAGATTCAAGATCGCATTCTAGAGGTAGAAAAGCTTAAGAGAATGATTGTAATGAcatctataaaaaataatttacaatACCTTTTGTAA
- the LOC130945892 gene encoding intracellular protein transport protein USO1-like: MSFQDKNDSFVEKGISEVEGGSKDCTGNGKRLLEQDKFDYLQSSVKKLKVSSEQDLVDKEPTLVQYSIEGCQTKREVEGKRLQLHSLEKDIEELCKELESKRKQVGSIQGELSSYSWDLAIKRREHGSIQRCIERRQKEFEAKGDQFNHMQKLIGEFGKHLRLKEQQYVRELEAVAMVINERDELHKKMLRELEEYDEQIEEKESQLHLMEDLRRECEEELKVEQEEFLLVLDNIDKKREMKEEELKDLSKKIAKCTKELKTKEGEIGAMKKLIDAEAEKLQLENRKLLKVISLNGYHHVQLKELQSKEKQFAARVEELESKEKQYEVRVNELESENRRIEGKVKEIQLREEEHKRQVEEFVLKKVNFDCKLNELDSKEKHYEERVKKLNSVKSEIEGKVKELQSREKELQSQVEEFALKKEHFDCKLNEIESKERQYEEQVSKLNSEKSLIEGKAQELETREKELKSQVEEFARNKEHFEYKLKELESKEKQYEEQVKKLNSEKNQIKDWIKELDAREKELECQVEKYALNKENFEGQMEKLKSRESKIEIRTKKLKSKEKQFERLEKKLRFKEKRCEKHKEMLKSTQKKFEAQMKIFYSKKNQFEEKWKKRGLRILQSEPSKKSLREENVQDNQLSRGSDARSFELFSNDEQTDFHNNILVYLQCQSDPAELILEIMKDPMLPFCSQGDHSHIFLLEQLMRISPVIKPHVREEAMKFALYLKANTRASTENSLVVLGFLMILSIYGLVSSFDEDEVLKFLQISARHKEAVELFRILGFVNKIYDFVENLIKNQQYIEAVRFICAYELAEKYQPVHQLQAHVNKAKLNCENNYKENKSIETKVESIDEGISSLKTILQFIRENNIECKELVDEVEDHIVKLKRHMANIVKANIQSVTRKGVS, translated from the exons ATGAGCTTTCAGGATAAAAATGATAGCTTTGTTGAGAAGGGTATTTCAGAAGTTGAGGGAGGAAGCAAAGATTGTACTGGTAATGGCAAGAGATTACTAGAACAAGATAAGTTTGATTACTTGCAATCTTCGGTTAAGAAGTTGAAAGTCTCTTCTGAACAGGACTTGGTAGATAAAGAACCTACATTGGTTCAGTATTCTATTGAGGGATGCCAAACAAAGAGAGAAGTTGAAGGGAAGAGGTTGCAATTGCACTCCCTAGAGAAAGATATTGAGGAGCTGTGCAAAGAGCTTGAAAGTAAGAGAAAACAGGTTGGTTCTATtcaaggagaattgagttcttATTCCTGGGATCTTGCAATCAAAAGGAGAGAACATGGATCAATCCAAAGATGCATCGAACGGCGCCAGAAAGAGTTTGAAGCAAAGGGAGATCAGTTCAATCACATGCAGAAGCTGATAGGAGAATTTGGGAAGCATTTAAGGTTAAAGGAGCAACAATATGTCAGGGAACTTGAAGCAGTGGCAATGGTGATCAATGAACGCGATGAACTTCACAAGAAGATGTTGAGGGAACTTGAAGAGTATGATGAGCAAATTGAAGAAAAGGAATCACAGCTCCATTTGATGGAGGACTTGAGGAGAGAGTGTGAAGAGGAGCTCAAGGTAGAACAGGAAGAATTTCTTCTAGTGTTGGATAACATTGACAAGAAAAGGGAAATGAAGGAAGAGGAACTGAAGGATCTTTCAAAGAAAATTGCTAAGTGTACAAAGGAACTTAAGACCAAAGAGGGAGAGATTGGTGCAATGAAGAAACTGATTGATGCCGAAGCTGAGAAGTTGCAATTAGAAAATAGGAAGTTACTTAAGGTAATTTCATTAAATGGATATCATCATGTTCAGTTGAAGGAGCTTCAGTCCAAAGAAAAGCAATTTGCAGCACGGGTGGAAGAGCTTGAATCAAAAGAGAAGCAAtatgaagtacgagtgaatgaACTCGAGTCAGAAAATAGGCGTATTGAAGGCAAAGTGAAAGAGATCCAGTTAAGAGAGGAGGAACATAAAAGGCAAGTGGAGGAGTTTGTTTTAAAGAAGGTGAATTTTGACTGCAAATTAAATGAGCTTGATTCGAAAGAGAAGCACTATGAAGAACGAGTGAAGAAGCTCAATTCAGTGAAGAGTGAAATTGAAGGCAAAGTGAAAGAGCTCCAATCAAGAGAGAAAGAACTTCAAAGCCAAGTGGAGGAGTTTGCCTTAAAAAAGGAACATTTTGATTGCAAGTTAAATGAGATTGAATCAAAAGAGAGGCAGTATGAAGAACAGGTGAGCAAACTCAATTCAGAAAAGAGTCTAATTGAAGGCAAAGCACAAGAGCTCGAAACAAGAGAGAAGGAGCTTAAAAGCCAAGTGGAGGAGTTTGCAAGAAACAAGGAGCATTTTGAATACAAATTGAAGGAACTTGAATCCAAAGAGAAGCAATATGAAGAACAAGTTAAGAAACTCAATTCAGAAAAGAACCAAATTAAAGACTGGATTAAGGAGCTTGACGCAAGAGAGAAGGAGCTCGAATGCCAAGTCGAGAAGTATGCATTAAACAAGGAGAATTTTGAAGGCCAGATGGAGAAGCTTAAGTCAAGAGAGAGTAAGATTGAAATACGAACAAAAAAACTCAAGTCAAAAGAGAAGCAATTTGAGAGACTAGAGAAGAAGCTCAGATTCAAAGAGAAAAGGTGTGAAAAGCACAAGGAGATGCTCAAGTCAACACAGAAGAAGTTTGAAGcacaaatgaaaattttttattcaaaaaagaATCAATTTGAAGAGAAATGGAAGAAGCGTGGGCTTAGAATACTGCAGTCTGAACCGTCGAAAAAATCATTGAGAGAGGAAAATGTGCAGG ATAATCAATTAAGTCGCGGCAGCGATGCAAGAAGTTTCGAGCTTTTCTCAAATGATGAGCAAACAGATTTTCACAATAACATTTTAGTTTATCTGCAGTGTCAATCAGATCCAGCAGAACTAATTTTGGAAATAATGAAGGATCCAATGCTTCCATTTTGTAGCCAGGGAGACCATAGCCACATCTTTCTGCTTGAACAGCTAATGAGAATCTCCCCAGTCATTAAACCTCATGTTAGAGAAGAGGCAATGAAGTTTGCACTTTATTTGAAAGCTAACACGAGAGCAAGTACTGAAAATTCTTTAGTAGTTCTTGGTTTCTTGATGATTTTGTCAATTTATGGATTAGTTTCCTCTTTTGATGAGGATGAGGTATTAAAGTTTCTCCAAATTTCTGCTCGGCACAAGGAAGCTGTAGAGCTGTTTCGGATTCTCGGTTTTGTGAATAAAATCTATG ATTTTGTTGAGAATCTCATCAAGAATCAGCAATATATTGAAGCTGTTAGATTCATTTGTGCATATGAGTTGGCTGAGAAGTATCAACCAGTTCATCAGTTGCAAGCACATGTGAACAAGGCAAAGTTGAATTGTGAGAACAATTACAAGGAAAACAAGTCCATTGAAACTAag GTTGAGTCCATAGATGAAGGAATTTCAAGCCTGAAAACTATTCTGCAGTTCATCAGAGAGAACAACATAGAATGTAAAGAACTGGTTGATGAGGTTGAAGATCACATTGTTAAGCTAAAAAGGCATATGGCAAATATTGTCAAGGCCAACATCCAGAGTGTTACAAGAAAAGGtgttagttaa